GGCAGGGACTCCAGACTGAGCCCATCAGACCCCGCCGCCCGCACGGCGGATTCGACAGCGTGGCGCAAGGCGAACTGCCGGTGCCGGTCACCCATATAGCCGGCCTGGTGTGCCGCGTCCTGGCGGTTGTCGGCAAAGACGAGGAGCTTGCGCTGATCCTCCGGGACCCTGTCCAGGTGGTGCGTGCCCAGCACGGAAACACTGGAGGCTACGCCCGTTCTTAACAGAGTGAGCACATCGCCACGGGTGTAGCGACTGTTGCAGACCGGGCAGGTCGACCCTTTGCGGCGCAGCACGTACTGCTCGCTCAGATTCTCTTCCCGAATACCGCTGGGCCGTGTTTCAAAAAGCTGACCTGTCAAATGATCCACCCATTCGCGGCTCAGCTTCTGCTGTGCTGCAGTTCCCCGCCGGCGGCGTGGACGTGGATTGTCTTCTTCCCCTTCCTCTTCAGCGTTATCTTCTTCGGCTTCATCGTCGCGCTGGCCGACCAGCTTGGGTGTGATGAATGCAGTGTCTTCATCACTGACAAAGTCGTCGTTGGCGACCGTCACTCCCGGGTGCTCCGGATCGAAGCGCACTTTGACGAAGTCCTGTCCGCACGTGCGGCACAACACGGCCGGGCGGACAGCGCACTTACAGTCGGGACAGGTATCAGAACCATCGGCCACGAGTTTGCGGCAGCCAGGATTCATGCACAGTCCCACGTCATAGACCCCGTGGAAGAAGGTATGCAGCTTCGGGCGTAGCGCAGCTGGCTCATTGTCGTCGCCAAAACTACTGATAAGGAGATACGCTTCGATGAGCCTTTTCAGGGACTCGTCGGAGGACTCGCCCAGATCTGGTAGCCGCGAGCGCAGGTCGGCGACGATCTCCCCGAAGGACCGCGGTAGATCTCCAGCGGCATGCAAGGTATCTATCAGTATGTTGCCCTCCAACAGGGCTTGCAGCCTCGCGTGGGTGGAATCATCAGCCGGCACCTGTTTCCCGCATATACGCTCCGCGAGCCGTAGCAGTGATTCTTCATCCTCGTGCTTGAAGAAAGCGAGATCCGTCTCGCCCAGCTCCACGAGCGGTGGCATGTAGGGCTCGCCTGGCGGCTCATGCGTCACGTGCACGTCGCCGATGATGTCATCTTTGTCGAAGGGCTCGGCGAACAGGCCCGTGGCGAACTTCGCCAGCGCCTCATCGCCGCCGACGTCTTGCGACACGGTCGCAGACGTGCCGATGCAGCGCAGCTCGCCAGCCTCGCGCCCACAGCGCGCTTTCAGCCGGCGGATCAGGCAGGCAAGTTCGGTCGCCAAGGCGCCCCGGTAGCTATGGATTTCGTCCAGCACCAAGTAGCGCAGCGCGGGCGTAAACAAGGCCCGATCCGCTTTGCGTACGAGCAAGTATTCGAGCTGCTTGTAGTTGGTGAGAATGATGTCCGGTGGTGCTTGCCGGATCGCCTCGCGGCGCGTCAATTCGTTTCCGGCCACCGTCTCGCCGAGCGCGGCCGTCACGGTTTCGCTATCGCCGGTGTAGAGGGCGAAGGTGATTGCGCTCCCCGAGTCTCGGATCAGATTTCGCAGCCGGCCCAGCTGATCGTTGGCCAGCGCATTCATGGGGTAGAGCAGGATCGCCTTGGTGCCCTGCACACCCTGATCCCTCAGTTTCAGGACCCCGGAGCACACGGGCAGCATGAAGGATTCCGTCTTGCCGCTGCCAGTGCCGGTCTTGACGATGACATTGCGTCCCGCCTCGACCGCGCGCAGCGCCGCTTCCTGGGGAGCGAACAGCTGATGAGTCCCGAACGGCCAATGCAGCTTGGCCAGACCCTTGTGGCTGCCGCCGGAGGCCAGCACCTCAGCCAGCGTCCGCCCCGGCGCAAAGTCCCGCGCCAGAGTCACGTAAGGGCCCTTCACCAGCACGTCGGTGCCGTTGATGTGCCCCTCGAACTGCGCGCGCAGGTGCTCGTCCGCAAGCCGATACGAGCTCTTGATGAAGCTGCGGTATTGCCCGATCAGGTGGCGCACGCTTTCGACGACCGAGAAGCGCGTCATGAGAGCCCTTTATCAAGCAGGAAAGTCGTCCGGATCTCGGACAGCCAATGCTCTGTGAAATGCATCTTGAGGGTTGGCTTCGCACCGGCAGAGCGCGCCAGCACCTCCAGGGAAACAATGCGGTCGTTCCACCCCAACGCGAATGCCGCTTTCAGCGCCGCGCGATCAGCGCAGCTAGCGATCCAGGTGTCCGTGCGACGGAGCGCATGGCCGAACAATTGCCTCTCTCCCGGATCGAGTTCATCGGAGCCTGGCAGTGCAAGCGCGAGCTTCATCATCTCAATTGGTACGAGGGCATGCGCTTCGCGCACGCCCTTCCTCAACTGCGCTGGATCCACCTTGACGTATCCCCGCCGCAGCCGGTCTCCGGTCAGCGCTTCCTCCATGCATTTGTCCACGGTTTCCAGGGCGAAATGATTCGCCAACGCGTTCCAGCAATTCGTGCGGACAGCCTCGATGATGATGTTGGTATCCACAAGAACGATCTGTCCGCGTTGCATCGCATGAGCTCTGACTTACAAATCGAAGGGGACCGTGAGTTCGTAGGCCCGGAAGAGATCCGCCAGATCTTTGATTGTCGTTTCAAGCAGCGATGCCGCGCGCCGCACGGAAAGACGCCCCTCGGACAAAGCCGCATGCAGCATCTGCGCAAAATCGGCGCTGAATAATCGTGGTACCGGCTGCCGCCCAGGCCGCCCATTCGCCGTCAGCTTTGAATCCTGGATGTCGAGAAGATCAGCTTGGCTGAGCAGCCCCATATAGCACATGCGCACCTTGAGTGCCTTGGCGGTCACGCACAAGGTGCTCGCCGTGGCGTTCAGCCAGTTGTGGGGATCGCGCTTCCCACGGCTTTCCCAACGGGGTAGCAGAACATGACTGGGCATCAGGATTGCCCCCGCGAAATTGTCGGCCAGTTGCTCGATGCGCTTGTGCCTACCTTTCCCTCGATAGTTACCGTCGGATTCCTCGATGTGTGCTGGCGTCATGTGCTCCCAGGTCAGCAGGTGGAAGCACTCGTGCGCGAGATCGAAATACCGTCGGCCTTCCGGTTCATTCCGATTGATGAGAATGGTGTTCAGACCCGGCAGATTGCAGGCGGCGCCCGAAATCACATCGGGCGC
This portion of the Pseudomonadota bacterium genome encodes:
- a CDS encoding DEAD/DEAH box helicase; the encoded protein is MTRFSVVESVRHLIGQYRSFIKSSYRLADEHLRAQFEGHINGTDVLVKGPYVTLARDFAPGRTLAEVLASGGSHKGLAKLHWPFGTHQLFAPQEAALRAVEAGRNVIVKTGTGSGKTESFMLPVCSGVLKLRDQGVQGTKAILLYPMNALANDQLGRLRNLIRDSGSAITFALYTGDSETVTAALGETVAGNELTRREAIRQAPPDIILTNYKQLEYLLVRKADRALFTPALRYLVLDEIHSYRGALATELACLIRRLKARCGREAGELRCIGTSATVSQDVGGDEALAKFATGLFAEPFDKDDIIGDVHVTHEPPGEPYMPPLVELGETDLAFFKHEDEESLLRLAERICGKQVPADDSTHARLQALLEGNILIDTLHAAGDLPRSFGEIVADLRSRLPDLGESSDESLKRLIEAYLLISSFGDDNEPAALRPKLHTFFHGVYDVGLCMNPGCRKLVADGSDTCPDCKCAVRPAVLCRTCGQDFVKVRFDPEHPGVTVANDDFVSDEDTAFITPKLVGQRDDEAEEDNAEEEGEEDNPRPRRRRGTAAQQKLSREWVDHLTGQLFETRPSGIREENLSEQYVLRRKGSTCPVCNSRYTRGDVLTLLRTGVASSVSVLGTHHLDRVPEDQRKLLVFADNRQDAAHQAGYMGDRHRQFALRHAVESAVRAAGSDGLSLESLPHAVLEIFQRIGLARRNLGRDDQAKWMKTLTYECAGEFCRASHQRIALENLALIEVQYEFLDKLAADARFVECCRLAELNPERGAMLVRAILDFMRRKRAVSFDFYQHYLDPRRTPWSWLTEDPYNLSITEHERGATCFMFDRPEALRSRSVSGVKFEPLVKDSERGAPGGIARLIYSKASLGPVAGEKWTRRVFKLMQEYEIVEPAALPDSARRHLAGGQVPLQISRRVIRLAPGGEGWRCQKCAIWRPYHGNACYATTSCSGEAADLRPGKADDSNYYVNLYTAERPRRLRAQEHTAQIDQEARAKREQDFKTGRIEALVCSPTLELGVDIGDLYSVLLRNAPHAPANYVQRAGRAGRRLRIGFVSTFCGMGPHDRHCFEDPAWLVRGEFKPPVVRLSNDKILARHVRSFALEELNEDFSWLMGDLLEDVQNPATLKKGLYRPLTGRLREHSSEVSAKAATVFGNMRGLAEAVESFPVLIEETIHQWHRQVRRLHEEFTEYSRIVPTRESEQKRRARLRAYKRANDRPGKGLWADVLSRGWALAFLPIPNRYLLPGPRCSGHADLAQTGVDCAIRVCAGKHGVCQWPQAEKHPCLFRRRRAVRSCPARGRSVRQG
- a CDS encoding XRE family transcriptional regulator; its protein translation is MNELISRRLKHAREKLNLTQAQLSARLGFNDRQTLAAIEAGSRKLSADELLRVIQTLKVDLDYFTDSFRLVGEGNFNWRAHRQAERGLLADFEQKAGRWIATYRKLGADSGVTKSPLQVRLALSEKSSFEDAWAAAEALGREWKLGEVPALNLEKAIRSNLRALVLYVDAPDVISGAACNLPGLNTILINRNEPEGRRYFDLAHECFHLLTWEHMTPAHIEESDGNYRGKGRHKRIEQLADNFAGAILMPSHVLLPRWESRGKRDPHNWLNATASTLCVTAKALKVRMCYMGLLSQADLLDIQDSKLTANGRPGRQPVPRLFSADFAQMLHAALSEGRLSVRRAASLLETTIKDLADLFRAYELTVPFDL